One Thauera sp. K11 DNA window includes the following coding sequences:
- a CDS encoding helix-turn-helix domain-containing protein, whose product MVTTDDKPNDTPKRSKSKRTPALCFKTGEDVREARRRLGMNQVAFWGVLGVTQSAGSRYESGRNIPKPVQILLHVAYATERQTEVFLDHLRPNRSRD is encoded by the coding sequence ATGGTAACGACAGACGACAAACCGAACGACACGCCGAAGCGATCGAAGTCCAAGAGGACGCCTGCGCTCTGCTTCAAGACGGGCGAGGACGTGCGTGAAGCACGTCGCAGGCTTGGCATGAATCAAGTGGCGTTCTGGGGGGTGCTCGGCGTGACCCAATCGGCGGGTTCGCGCTACGAGTCCGGCCGCAACATTCCCAAGCCGGTCCAGATATTGCTGCACGTGGCCTACGCGACGGAAAGGCAGACGGAGGTCTTTCTCGACCACCTGCGTCCCAATCGCTCGCGCGATTGA
- a CDS encoding DUF637 domain-containing protein, with protein MILANRSIRIGAGAIDLHLSGALDNRQGIAGSGGTLANRGTLRATGDLSAVADTVANAGLMEAGERLSVLGGDSVVNTRGGILAGRDVDVTALDGDLINERTVTHVDGTASRLTFTLGLADSAARIEALGSLSLSAGRDLYNLGGVISAIADLDLSAGRDLVIAAAEERDDSLLRTRRRTHRIESVTQYGGAVSAGGDLTAVAGQDLAVIGSRVEAGGDATLLAGNDLTLSSAADASHEDERDRRRGKKLHQETRTVRQQAAEVEAGGDLTLAAGQDLTLMASTASAGREAYLYAGRDVALLAQTDQDAFLYDKKSKGGFGSRRTRHDEVNVVTQVGSRIEAGTDLTVESGGDQRYQVAKLKSGADLTLDAGGGIAFEGAKDLEQAIHEKSDSDWAWTSARGKGKTDETLRQSELIAGGELAIRAAEKIRIDVPEVNAHSVSQTIDALVQAEPQLAWLKEMERRGDIDWQRVKEVHERFQYSQSGMGPGLTLVTAIVVTALTWGTVSAWLGTGAAAGSAMVAAVPATATAAGVSAGWANVVLTTVATSAASNAAIHTLNSGGDLGKALENTFSERAMKGYLTSAVVAGLMTGLVDRYFKGEGGSGAGVEGDVSQAGQATASTSASGFNLDTAAGIGQFAAYQGTRALVSAGVDTAINGGNFEDKLGAALTLAAVHTVSAVAFHEIGDLKLQDGSIEKVAVKALVGGLISQVATGDFATGALAAGANEALVKHLADLADHDPQLTGMASQLVGAVSSAISGGDPNLASDIALSDTQYNHELHKDAAKVAEQALEHCKSRPEQCDPSFARLTTGDVLAAMEAEAQHGVGFENAKPEALAFVNNYMFALSPGLKDFLYVPTESEQQRLDTVEKAELTLAGASLVGGLVGAAKSSGTISSWIANLVGKSGANAVVGLADDAATFALSNIGRVDHSARHLIDAGVITANSGSKAARQAFQEIGQSILTNPTRTFDHVMAQGGQAVKGYYGTVNGSDVVIFVAKEAYGKIKAGDIVTAIKPSAQQMKNFGL; from the coding sequence ATGATTCTCGCCAACCGCAGCATCCGGATCGGCGCCGGCGCCATTGACCTTCACCTGTCCGGCGCGCTGGACAACCGCCAGGGCATCGCCGGGAGCGGCGGCACGCTCGCCAACCGCGGCACGCTGAGGGCGACCGGGGACCTGTCGGCCGTGGCGGACACGGTGGCGAACGCCGGGCTGATGGAAGCGGGCGAGCGGCTGTCGGTGCTGGGCGGGGACAGCGTGGTCAACACCCGCGGCGGCATCCTCGCCGGGCGCGACGTGGACGTCACCGCGCTGGACGGCGACCTCATCAACGAGCGCACCGTCACCCACGTCGACGGCACGGCCAGCCGCCTCACCTTCACCCTCGGGCTGGCCGACTCGGCCGCGCGCATCGAAGCGCTGGGCAGCCTGTCGCTGTCGGCCGGGCGCGATCTCTACAACCTGGGGGGCGTGATCTCGGCGATCGCCGACCTGGACCTGTCGGCGGGCCGCGACCTCGTCATCGCCGCGGCGGAGGAACGCGACGACAGCCTGCTGCGCACCAGGCGGCGCACGCACCGGATCGAAAGCGTGACCCAGTACGGCGGCGCGGTGAGCGCCGGCGGCGACCTCACCGCGGTGGCGGGCCAGGACCTGGCGGTGATCGGCAGCCGGGTCGAGGCCGGGGGCGACGCGACGCTGCTGGCCGGGAACGACCTGACGCTGTCCTCGGCGGCCGACGCGTCGCACGAGGACGAACGCGACAGGCGCCGCGGCAAGAAGCTACATCAGGAAACGCGCACGGTGCGCCAGCAGGCCGCCGAGGTCGAGGCCGGGGGTGATCTCACGCTGGCGGCCGGGCAGGACCTGACGCTGATGGCCAGCACCGCGAGCGCGGGGCGGGAAGCCTACCTCTACGCCGGCCGCGACGTCGCGCTGCTGGCGCAGACGGATCAGGACGCGTTCCTCTACGACAAGAAGTCGAAAGGCGGTTTCGGCAGCAGGCGCACGCGGCATGACGAAGTGAACGTCGTCACGCAGGTGGGCAGCCGGATCGAAGCCGGCACCGATCTGACGGTGGAAAGCGGCGGCGACCAGCGCTACCAGGTGGCCAAGCTGAAGAGCGGCGCCGACCTCACGCTGGATGCCGGCGGCGGGATCGCCTTCGAGGGCGCGAAGGACCTCGAGCAGGCGATCCACGAGAAGAGCGACAGCGATTGGGCATGGACCTCGGCCCGGGGCAAGGGCAAGACCGACGAGACGCTGCGCCAGAGCGAACTGATCGCCGGGGGCGAACTGGCGATCCGTGCCGCGGAAAAGATCCGCATCGACGTTCCGGAGGTCAATGCGCACAGCGTGAGCCAGACCATCGACGCGCTGGTGCAGGCCGAACCGCAACTGGCGTGGCTCAAGGAGATGGAGCGCCGCGGCGACATCGACTGGCAGCGGGTGAAGGAGGTGCACGAGCGCTTCCAGTACAGCCAGTCGGGCATGGGGCCGGGGCTGACGCTGGTGACGGCGATCGTGGTGACGGCGCTGACGTGGGGGACGGTGAGTGCCTGGCTCGGCACGGGGGCGGCGGCCGGCAGCGCGATGGTCGCGGCGGTGCCGGCCACCGCCACCGCGGCGGGGGTGTCCGCCGGCTGGGCCAACGTCGTGCTGACGACGGTGGCGACCTCGGCCGCCTCGAACGCAGCCATCCACACCCTCAACAGCGGCGGCGACCTGGGCAAGGCGCTGGAGAACACCTTCTCCGAGCGCGCCATGAAGGGCTACCTGACCAGCGCGGTGGTGGCCGGCCTCATGACCGGGTTGGTCGACCGCTATTTCAAGGGCGAGGGCGGCAGCGGCGCGGGGGTGGAGGGGGATGTCTCGCAGGCCGGGCAGGCCACGGCCAGTACCAGCGCGTCCGGTTTCAACCTCGATACGGCGGCGGGCATCGGCCAGTTCGCGGCCTACCAGGGCACGCGTGCCCTGGTTTCGGCCGGGGTGGATACGGCGATCAACGGCGGGAACTTCGAAGATAAGCTCGGCGCGGCCCTGACCTTGGCGGCCGTCCACACGGTCTCGGCGGTGGCGTTCCACGAGATCGGCGATCTGAAGCTGCAGGACGGCTCGATCGAGAAGGTCGCGGTGAAAGCGCTGGTGGGCGGGCTCATCAGCCAGGTAGCCACCGGGGACTTCGCCACCGGCGCGCTGGCGGCCGGCGCCAACGAGGCGCTGGTCAAGCATCTGGCCGACCTGGCCGACCACGACCCGCAACTGACCGGCATGGCCTCGCAACTGGTGGGGGCGGTGTCGTCGGCGATCTCGGGCGGCGATCCGAATCTCGCCTCGGACATCGCGCTATCCGACACGCAGTACAACCACGAATTGCACAAGGACGCCGCCAAGGTAGCGGAGCAGGCGCTGGAACACTGCAAGAGTAGGCCGGAGCAATGCGATCCGAGTTTCGCGCGGCTGACGACGGGGGATGTGCTGGCTGCAATGGAGGCTGAAGCACAGCACGGGGTCGGTTTCGAGAACGCCAAGCCGGAAGCCCTGGCCTTCGTCAACAACTACATGTTTGCGTTGTCTCCGGGGTTGAAGGACTTCTTGTATGTGCCGACCGAATCGGAACAGCAGCGGCTCGACACCGTGGAGAAGGCCGAACTTACGCTGGCCGGAGCCAGCCTTGTTGGAGGGCTGGTCGGTGCGGCGAAGAGTAGCGGCACAATATCAAGCTGGATCGCAAACCTTGTTGGCAAGAGTGGGGCGAACGCAGTTGTCGGCCTCGCTGATGATGCAGCAACGTTTGCGCTTTCTAATATAGGCCGTGTTGATCACTCTGCTAGACATTTGATTGATGCTGGCGTGATCACAGCGAATTCCGGGTCAAAAGCTGCCCGGCAAGCGTTTCAAGAGATCGGGCAGAGCATTCTAACCAATCCAACAAGAACGTTTGATCACGTCATGGCTCAAGGGGGGCAGGCAGTAAAGGGATACTACGGGACAGTAAATGGAAGTGATGTCGTGATTTTTGTGGCGAAAGAAGCTTATGGAAAAATAAAGGCCGGAGATATCGTGACAGCCATTAAGCCATCTGCTCAACAAATGAAGAATTTTGGATTATGA
- a CDS encoding DUF637 domain-containing protein, with translation MGEDGDTAWRRLGDGLYEQRLVQQAVVARTGQRFLAGLDSDEATYRYLMDNALASKAALNLSVGVSLTAGQVAALTHDIVWLETVEVNGERVLAPVLYLAQAEGRLGPTGALIQGQNLELIAGGTLANRGTLRATGDLSASATTVLNAGLMEAGERLSVLGGDSVANTRGGILAGRDVDVTALDGDLINERTVTHVDGTASRLTFTVGLADSAARIEALGSLSLSAGRDLYNLGGVISAIADLDLSAGRDLVIAAAEERDDSLLRTRRRTHRIESVTQYGGAVSAGGDLTAVAGQDLSVIGSRVEAGGDATLLAGNDLTLSSAADASHEDERDRRRGKKLHQETRTVRQQAAEVEAGGDLTLAAGQDLTLVASNASAGREAYLYAGRDVALLAQTDQDAFLYDKKSKGGFGSRRTRHDEVNVVTQVGSRIEAGTDLTVESGGDQRYQVAKLKSGQDLTLDSGGGIAFEGVKDLEQAIHEKSDSDWAWTSAKGKGKTDETLRQSELIAGGELAIRAAQHIRIDVPEVNAQTVSQTITALAEAEPQLAWLKQMERRGDIDWQRVKEVHERFQYSQSGMGPGLTLVTAIVVTAVVGPQLSALIGTGAPVGGAMAAAVPATAAAAGASAGWANVVLTTVATSAASNVAIHTFNNGGDIGKALEKSLSAGALKSYLTSMLVTDLTTGLIDGYFGAAGNAAAAVDASQAAASASSSFETLAAIGRFAVQTGGSAVISAGVDAAINGGRFQEKLGVALAQQAVQVVSTLAFNEIGNLGLEKGSIEKVAVKALVGGLISQAATGDFATGALAAGANEALIDRLAPLVDRDPKLLGIASQLVGAVSTALSGGDPGLAASIALSDTQYNYLRHDELTALRKEIQDCNARQCSAAELGAISQRYEAVSTRNNDALASCVTLECVNGHLAEIERAKQIEDDVFKTLENTGGNARALLAMQQTNLNVQHTVAKIQRAEDAAREFTLWQQGNCQNLSANQCAAKLQSQKELISSVLLDFTPILSDLKAFAEANTLGDYSLAVLGAVSGSLGSLARALKSAEKTNDVVAAGSKVGMLGENGVQTASKTLWKGNGKERIDVENPNPGQRPGQIHYQDNKGNKYLYDPATDSFPDAPKVVNEMLENSLFRQAIDKGMKKYLGE, from the coding sequence TTGGGCGAAGACGGCGACACCGCCTGGCGCCGCCTGGGCGACGGCCTGTACGAACAGCGGCTGGTCCAGCAGGCGGTAGTGGCGCGCACCGGGCAGCGCTTCCTGGCCGGCCTGGATTCGGACGAGGCGACCTACCGCTACCTGATGGACAACGCCCTCGCCAGCAAGGCGGCGCTGAACCTGTCGGTGGGCGTGAGCCTGACGGCCGGACAGGTGGCGGCGCTCACGCACGACATCGTGTGGCTCGAAACCGTCGAGGTCAATGGCGAGCGCGTGCTGGCGCCGGTGCTGTACCTGGCGCAGGCCGAAGGCCGGCTGGGCCCCACGGGGGCGCTGATCCAGGGGCAGAACCTCGAGCTGATCGCCGGCGGCACGCTCGCCAACCGCGGCACGCTGAGGGCGACCGGGGACCTGTCGGCGTCAGCCACGACGGTGCTCAACGCCGGGCTGATGGAAGCGGGCGAGCGGTTGTCGGTGCTGGGCGGGGACAGCGTGGCCAACACCCGCGGCGGCATCCTCGCCGGGCGCGACGTGGACGTCACCGCGCTGGACGGCGACCTCATCAACGAGCGTACCGTCACCCACGTCGACGGCACGGCCAGCCGCCTCACCTTCACCGTCGGGCTGGCCGATTCGGCCGCGCGCATCGAAGCGCTGGGCAGCCTGTCGCTGTCGGCCGGGCGCGATCTCTACAACCTGGGGGGCGTGATCTCGGCGATCGCCGACCTGGACCTGTCGGCGGGCCGCGACCTCGTCATCGCCGCGGCGGAGGAACGCGACGACAGCCTGCTGCGCACCAGGCGTCGCACGCACCGGATCGAAAGCGTGACCCAGTACGGCGGCGCGGTGAGCGCCGGCGGCGACCTGACCGCGGTGGCGGGCCAGGACCTGTCGGTGATCGGCAGCCGGGTCGAGGCCGGGGGCGACGCGACGCTGCTGGCGGGGAACGACCTGACGCTGTCCTCGGCGGCCGACGCGTCGCACGAGGACGAACGCGACAGGCGCCGCGGCAAGAAGCTTCATCAGGAAACGCGTACGGTGCGCCAGCAGGCCGCCGAGGTCGAGGCCGGGGGTGACCTGACGCTGGCGGCCGGGCAGGACTTGACGCTGGTGGCCAGCAACGCGAGCGCGGGGCGGGAAGCCTACCTCTACGCCGGCCGCGACGTCGCGCTGCTGGCGCAGACGGATCAGGACGCGTTCCTCTACGACAAGAAGTCGAAAGGCGGTTTCGGCAGCAGGCGCACGCGGCATGACGAAGTGAACGTCGTCACGCAGGTGGGCAGCCGGATCGAAGCCGGCACCGATCTGACGGTGGAGAGCGGTGGCGACCAGCGCTATCAGGTGGCCAAGCTGAAGAGCGGCCAAGACCTCACGCTGGACTCGGGTGGCGGGATCGCCTTCGAGGGCGTGAAGGACCTCGAGCAGGCGATCCACGAGAAGAGCGACAGCGATTGGGCATGGACCTCGGCCAAGGGCAAGGGCAAGACGGACGAGACGCTGCGCCAGAGCGAACTGATCGCCGGGGGTGAGCTGGCGATCCGGGCGGCGCAGCACATCCGCATCGACGTCCCCGAAGTCAATGCGCAGACGGTCTCGCAGACCATCACGGCGCTGGCGGAAGCCGAACCGCAACTGGCGTGGCTCAAGCAGATGGAGCGCCGCGGCGACATCGACTGGCAGCGCGTGAAGGAAGTGCACGAGCGCTTCCAGTACAGCCAGTCGGGCATGGGGCCGGGGCTGACGCTGGTGACGGCGATCGTGGTGACGGCGGTGGTCGGGCCGCAGTTGAGCGCCTTGATCGGCACGGGCGCGCCGGTCGGTGGCGCGATGGCCGCGGCGGTGCCGGCCACCGCCGCTGCGGCGGGGGCTTCCGCCGGCTGGGCCAACGTCGTGCTGACGACGGTGGCGACCTCGGCCGCCTCGAACGTGGCCATCCACACCTTCAACAACGGCGGTGACATCGGCAAGGCGCTGGAAAAGAGTCTGTCGGCGGGCGCGCTCAAAAGCTACCTCACCAGCATGCTGGTGACCGACCTCACCACCGGGCTGATCGACGGCTATTTCGGTGCCGCCGGGAATGCCGCGGCGGCCGTCGATGCGTCGCAGGCCGCGGCCAGTGCCAGCAGCAGCTTCGAGACGCTGGCGGCCATCGGCCGCTTCGCCGTCCAGACCGGCGGGTCCGCGGTGATCTCGGCCGGGGTCGATGCGGCGATCAACGGCGGCCGCTTCCAGGAGAAGCTCGGCGTGGCCCTGGCCCAGCAGGCCGTCCAGGTGGTTTCCACGCTCGCATTCAACGAAATCGGCAATCTCGGCCTGGAAAAAGGCAGCATCGAGAAGGTCGCGGTGAAAGCGCTGGTGGGCGGGCTCATCAGCCAGGCGGCCACCGGGGACTTCGCCACCGGCGCGCTGGCGGCAGGCGCCAACGAGGCGCTGATCGACAGGCTCGCGCCCCTGGTCGACCGCGACCCGAAACTGCTCGGCATCGCTTCGCAACTGGTCGGCGCGGTATCGACGGCGCTCTCGGGCGGCGATCCGGGGCTGGCCGCGAGCATCGCGCTGTCCGACACGCAGTACAACTACCTGCGCCACGACGAACTCACGGCGCTGCGCAAGGAAATCCAGGACTGCAATGCGCGGCAGTGCTCGGCTGCCGAACTTGGTGCGATCAGCCAGCGCTACGAGGCGGTCTCCACCCGGAACAACGACGCGCTGGCCTCCTGCGTCACGCTGGAATGCGTCAACGGGCATCTGGCGGAGATCGAGCGGGCCAAGCAGATCGAGGACGACGTCTTCAAGACGCTGGAAAACACGGGAGGCAATGCACGTGCGCTGCTCGCCATGCAGCAGACGAATCTCAACGTCCAGCACACCGTCGCCAAGATCCAGCGCGCAGAGGACGCCGCACGGGAGTTCACGCTCTGGCAGCAGGGCAACTGCCAGAACCTGAGCGCAAACCAGTGCGCGGCGAAGCTGCAATCGCAGAAGGAGCTGATCAGCAGCGTCCTTCTCGATTTCACGCCCATCCTGAGTGATCTGAAGGCGTTTGCCGAAGCGAACACCCTCGGGGATTACTCTTTGGCAGTACTTGGGGCTGTCAGCGGATCTCTTGGGAGTCTAGCCAGGGCGTTGAAATCTGCTGAAAAAACAAATGACGTTGTGGCCGCCGGCTCAAAAGTCGGAATGTTGGGCGAAAATGGTGTGCAAACCGCAAGTAAGACATTGTGGAAAGGTAATGGAAAAGAACGTATTGACGTAGAAAATCCTAATCCAGGGCAACGACCAGGTCAGATACATTACCAAGATAATAAGGGGAATAAGTATTTATATGACCCAGCAACAGATTCATTCCCGGATGCACCTAAGGTAGTTAATGAAATGCTAGAAAATTCTCTGTTCCGGCAAGCGATAGATAAAGGCATGAAGAAATATCTGGGTGAATAG
- a CDS encoding DUF6966 domain-containing protein, whose product MKRYNDADLVLARMIELLRLGGGDGWATALKNIKMDLRIDPEHALSQLLSLYGGMGSLNDVVLYRDGQSLVAENMEFDTLRSQLYELCQKIK is encoded by the coding sequence ATGAAACGATACAACGATGCTGATCTTGTTCTAGCACGCATGATTGAGCTGCTTCGTTTGGGAGGGGGTGATGGTTGGGCTACTGCGCTTAAAAATATCAAGATGGATTTGAGAATAGATCCGGAGCATGCATTGTCGCAATTGTTGTCGTTGTATGGAGGCATGGGGTCTCTAAATGATGTTGTTTTATATAGAGATGGACAGTCACTAGTCGCTGAGAATATGGAGTTTGACACGCTAAGGAGCCAACTTTACGAGCTTTGTCAGAAAATAAAGTGA
- a CDS encoding AMP nucleosidase, producing MAHHISFDAPFVAPARFDDPAAAVERVASIYESGVAHLRSALQRYVAGDDVARHVRACYPFVRVRTDTVARADSRLSYGFVAGPGMYETTLTRPDLFGDYYREQFRLLLQNHQIELEIGTSSQPIPVHFSLAEQEHLEGHLEPGRRQLLRDRFDLPDLAAMDDGIANGTYEPRPGEPHPLALFTAPRVDYSLHRLRHYTGTRPEHFQNFVLFTNYQFYIDEFIELGHEYMADGSGAHDYVAFVEPGNVVTRRAGLPPEPGDELGAEPPRLPQMPAYHLVRGDHAGITMVNIGVGPANAKTITDHIAVLRPHAWIMLGHCAGLRNSQQLGDYVLAHGYVREDHVLDEDLPLWVPIPPLAEIQLALAGAVADVTQCSGYELKRLMRTGTVASTDNRNWELLPSHGMASSPERRFSQSRAIALDMESATIAANGFRFRVPYGTLLCVSDKPLHGEIKLPGMADRFYRERVDQHLRIGIRAIERLREEGIDRLHSRKLRSFAEVAFQ from the coding sequence ATGGCGCACCACATCTCGTTCGATGCCCCCTTCGTCGCCCCGGCGCGCTTCGACGACCCCGCCGCCGCGGTGGAGCGCGTCGCGAGCATCTACGAGAGCGGCGTCGCCCACCTGCGCAGCGCGCTGCAGCGCTACGTGGCCGGCGACGACGTCGCGCGCCACGTGCGCGCCTGCTACCCCTTCGTGCGCGTGCGCACCGACACCGTGGCGCGCGCCGACTCGCGCCTGTCCTACGGCTTCGTCGCCGGCCCGGGCATGTACGAAACCACGCTGACGCGCCCCGACCTGTTCGGCGACTACTACCGCGAGCAGTTCCGCCTGCTGCTGCAGAACCACCAGATCGAACTCGAGATCGGCACCAGTTCGCAGCCTATCCCGGTGCACTTCTCGCTCGCCGAGCAGGAACACCTCGAAGGCCACCTCGAACCCGGGCGCCGCCAGTTGCTGCGCGACCGCTTCGACCTGCCCGACCTCGCGGCGATGGACGACGGCATCGCCAACGGCACCTACGAGCCGCGGCCCGGCGAACCGCACCCGCTGGCGCTGTTCACCGCGCCGCGGGTGGACTACTCGCTGCACCGGCTGCGCCACTACACCGGCACGCGGCCGGAGCATTTCCAGAACTTCGTGCTGTTCACCAACTACCAGTTCTACATCGACGAGTTCATCGAACTCGGCCACGAATACATGGCCGACGGCTCGGGAGCGCACGACTACGTCGCCTTCGTCGAGCCCGGCAACGTCGTCACCCGGCGCGCCGGGCTGCCGCCCGAGCCCGGCGACGAACTCGGCGCCGAACCGCCGCGCCTGCCGCAGATGCCGGCCTACCACCTGGTGCGCGGGGACCACGCCGGCATCACGATGGTGAACATCGGCGTCGGCCCGGCCAACGCCAAGACCATCACCGACCACATCGCGGTCCTGCGGCCGCATGCCTGGATCATGCTCGGCCACTGCGCCGGCCTGCGCAACAGCCAGCAACTGGGCGACTACGTGCTCGCCCACGGCTACGTGCGCGAGGACCACGTGCTCGACGAGGACCTGCCGCTGTGGGTGCCGATCCCGCCGCTGGCCGAGATCCAGCTCGCGCTCGCGGGCGCGGTGGCCGACGTCACGCAGTGCAGCGGCTACGAACTGAAGCGGCTGATGCGCACCGGCACGGTGGCGAGCACCGACAACCGCAACTGGGAGCTGCTGCCCTCGCACGGCATGGCCAGCAGCCCGGAGCGGCGCTTCAGCCAGAGCCGGGCGATTGCGCTGGACATGGAATCCGCCACCATCGCCGCCAACGGCTTCCGCTTCCGCGTGCCCTACGGCACGCTGCTGTGCGTCAGCGACAAGCCGCTGCACGGCGAGATCAAGCTGCCCGGCATGGCCGACCGCTTCTACCGCGAGCGCGTGGACCAGCACCTGCGCATCGGCATCCGCGCCATCGAGCGCCTGCGCGAAGAAGGCATCGACCGGCTGCACAGCCGCAAGCTGCGCAGCTTCGCCGAGGTGGCGTTCCAGTAG
- a CDS encoding enoyl-CoA hydratase-related protein produces MTLPPLEDALLAVDGRVATLTLNRDDVRNALTGTRLIDDIVAVAEWVNRREEVSVLVLAANGAAFSAGGNVKDMAARGGDFAGGVAEVAERYRRGIQRIPLAMQNIEVPVIAAVNGPAIGAGCDLANMADVRIASHRAKFGETFLNLGIIPGDGGAWFMQRLIGYQRAFELTLSGRIIDAEEAKTIGLVLDVVEPGQLMARTMELAGRIAAQPPKATRLTKRLMKMAQRMELKDFLDLCAGFQGMCHNEPEHLEALDRMLARN; encoded by the coding sequence ATGACGCTTCCCCCCCTCGAAGATGCCCTGCTCGCGGTCGACGGCCGCGTCGCCACGCTGACCCTGAACCGCGACGACGTGCGCAACGCGCTCACCGGCACGCGGCTCATCGACGACATCGTCGCGGTGGCCGAATGGGTGAACCGCCGCGAGGAAGTGTCGGTGCTCGTGCTCGCCGCCAACGGCGCAGCCTTCTCGGCCGGCGGCAACGTCAAGGACATGGCCGCGCGCGGCGGCGACTTCGCCGGCGGCGTGGCCGAGGTGGCCGAGCGCTACCGGCGCGGCATACAGCGCATCCCGCTGGCGATGCAGAACATCGAGGTGCCGGTGATCGCGGCGGTGAACGGGCCGGCGATCGGCGCCGGCTGCGATCTCGCCAACATGGCCGACGTGCGCATCGCCTCGCACCGGGCAAAGTTCGGCGAGACCTTCCTGAACCTGGGCATCATCCCGGGCGACGGCGGCGCGTGGTTCATGCAGCGCCTGATCGGCTACCAGCGCGCCTTCGAGCTGACGCTGTCGGGGCGCATCATCGACGCCGAAGAAGCGAAGACGATCGGCCTGGTGCTGGACGTGGTCGAACCCGGCCAACTGATGGCGCGCACCATGGAACTCGCCGGCCGCATCGCCGCGCAGCCGCCCAAGGCCACGCGGCTCACCAAGCGCCTGATGAAGATGGCGCAGCGCATGGAGCTGAAGGACTTCCTCGACCTGTGCGCCGGCTTCCAGGGCATGTGCCACAACGAGCCGGAGCACCTCGAAGCGCTCGACCGCATGCTGGCCAGGAACTGA
- a CDS encoding LEA/WHy family protein, whose product MRPVPAPLASRLLALLGAVLIALAFAGCAGLPGRDPVRMNVVGLEPMPGEGMEMRFRVKLRVQNPNDTAIEFDGIALELEINDRSFATGVSDQKGSVPRFGETVVGVPVSVSALAAVRQALGLMDGRAAADVPYVLHARLGGPLFAGMRFTERGTLELPAPGKPAR is encoded by the coding sequence ATGCGCCCTGTCCCCGCCCCCCTCGCATCCCGCCTGCTCGCCCTCCTTGGCGCCGTGCTGATCGCGCTCGCGTTCGCCGGCTGCGCCGGACTGCCCGGCCGCGATCCGGTGCGCATGAACGTGGTCGGCCTCGAACCCATGCCGGGCGAGGGCATGGAAATGCGCTTCAGGGTCAAGCTGCGGGTGCAGAACCCGAACGACACGGCGATCGAATTCGACGGCATCGCGCTGGAACTGGAAATCAACGACCGCAGCTTCGCCACCGGCGTCAGCGACCAGAAGGGCAGCGTGCCGCGCTTCGGCGAGACGGTGGTCGGCGTGCCGGTTTCCGTTTCGGCCCTGGCGGCCGTGCGCCAGGCGCTGGGGCTGATGGACGGGCGCGCGGCCGCCGACGTGCCCTACGTGCTGCACGCCCGACTCGGCGGACCGCTGTTCGCGGGCATGCGCTTCACCGAGCGGGGCACGCTGGAGCTGCCGGCACCCGGCAAGCCGGCCCGCTGA
- a CDS encoding DUF924 family protein, which yields METPDTIHAFWFGPDADDAQVIARQSPLWWHKRAAADAEIGRRFSPVVQQAAIGRLDDWLASLRGRLALVLVADQFPRNIWRGSAPAFAFDTLARRWARDAIRLGIDRDARAVERVFLYLPLEHSEDLADQRESVRLFDRLCAEVPAAQRTLFDGYLDYARRHLEVIERFGRFPHRNAALGRETTPAEADFLRQPGSSF from the coding sequence ATGGAAACGCCCGACACGATCCACGCCTTCTGGTTCGGACCCGACGCGGACGATGCGCAGGTCATCGCGCGGCAATCGCCGCTGTGGTGGCACAAGCGGGCGGCGGCCGATGCCGAGATCGGACGCCGTTTCTCGCCGGTAGTGCAACAGGCGGCGATCGGCCGGCTCGACGACTGGCTGGCGAGCCTGCGGGGACGGCTGGCGCTGGTCCTGGTCGCCGACCAGTTCCCGCGCAACATCTGGCGCGGCTCGGCGCCGGCCTTCGCCTTCGATACGCTGGCGCGGCGCTGGGCCAGGGACGCGATCCGGCTCGGCATCGATCGGGATGCGCGCGCCGTCGAGCGCGTGTTCCTGTATCTGCCGCTGGAACATTCCGAGGATCTCGCCGACCAGCGCGAATCGGTGCGCCTGTTCGACCGCCTCTGCGCGGAGGTGCCGGCCGCGCAGCGCACCCTCTTCGACGGCTATCTGGACTATGCCCGCCGCCACCTCGAGGTCATAGAGCGCTTCGGCCGCTTTCCCCATCGCAACGCCGCCCTCGGACGCGAGACGACGCCCGCGGAGGCCGACTTCCTGCGGCAGCCCGGTTCGTCGTTCTGA